Genomic DNA from Zonotrichia leucophrys gambelii isolate GWCS_2022_RI chromosome 23, RI_Zleu_2.0, whole genome shotgun sequence:
AGGATCCGGAGCTGAGGGGAGCTGAGGTGACACCGGGCGCTGCCCCCCCGTCCTTttgggcagtgccctgcagggacagttAACGAGGGCCGCCGGTCCGAGCAGCGCCCGCGGGCCTCGATGTGCTCTCGCTTCACGGCACCGGGATCTGCCTGCGCCTGGCTGAGCATCCCCGGCCATGTGCTGGCCAAGGAGCCGCGCTGCACCGGGCGCTGCCGCGCTGGAGGTGCCgctggtggcaccagtgccaaaggCACCCATGGGAGGGCAGGACGGGCTGGGTGATGCGGCATTGAGGGCAGCACCgtggggctgggtgctgcagggcagccgTGCCTGCGTGTCTGGGGGGACGGGAGCTAATCCGTGTGGAATGCCCCGGCCGGGGGAGAGGGGACGCCCGCGCCGCCTGGGCGCAGGCAGCGTTGGGTTTCAGGGCAGCTGCCGTGCTGGAGCAGCGACAGGGACAGatggtggcagggctggccctgccccaccttggggggcttggccgtgcccacagccctgccctggccacaGGTGCTGTTGTCTCTCTGGCcatggggcagggctgcccagggctctgtgcctggctgtgtgGAGTGGCAGGAGGCACCCACTGTCCCCTGCCAGTGCTTCCCACACGCCCAGGGCTCTCTGAGGTATTTCCATCTGCTCAGGGGATCAGCCTGGCCTTGATGCTTTCACACTCTGTGGGCAGCACTTGGCTGTGCCACCATAGTGGTCACCCCTCCCAGCTGGTACACACGCAGTGACACTGCAGGTGCCATCCCGGGATCTGGCACCTGGGggctgccaggccctgctgcctgtggctgcccatctgaggcagccctggggggacagagcagggcagcccccagtcccagcccctcaccagacCGATGGCTGCCTCGCAGGGCACAGCGCTGGGGACATGGGATGTGCAGGATCGGGGCCAGGGGATGGGCTGGCTTCCTGCAGCACTAAATACCCGGAAGGTCTGcgggggggctggggctgcctgtgtCCCCACGGAGTCCAGGGtggggcactgccctgccctgggggctgcagcagcacccccagcccctctccggGGACCAGGGGAGCCAGGGTGTGCTCATGCTGTCAGTGCAGGAGGCTGGTAGTGCCCAGTGCCTGtttgggcagcctgggctgacCCTGGCTTGGAGCACTGCAGCGTGGGATGGGCGAGGAGCGGCGCCGGCTGTGTTTGCAGAGCCCACACTTTGCCCCTCGCTGAGGGCTGTGGAGAGCTCTGCAAACATGGCTGAGCCGTGTGTGACATCAGCTGGTGGTGGCTGCTGGTCACTGGGGTTCTGCCGTCCCCCCCTGGAGCCAGGGGCTCGCTGCAGTGGTGTCCATGGGGCTGGAACTGTGTGTCCTGGGGTGGGTCTGGCATCATCCTGGCCAGGAGTGACAGTGCTGCCACTGCATGGGGGTTGGAGTTGGGATCCTGGCAAGTACTGAAGGGTTTGTTTGCAGAGGGCTGATAATGGGGGCTGGGGGAGTCACCACCACCGTTGTCACTGTGGACACTCCCGACACCACTTCTACAGAGGGCACgtgccatggcactgccaggcgCTGGCACCGCgttgggctgtgctcagggtgcCCAAGGGTCACCCAGAACGGGGACATCCCCCAGGCTGCCGGCCCCAcgcggggagggggctctgtCTGGCAGCCTGGTGTGCATTCCTGGGCCATGAGTTCATGGCTGCGGGTCCGTGGGGGCCACGGGCTGTCAGGGCTGTCACGGTGACGTCAGGCCAGGCCCGCGCCCATCCTGCCTCCGGCCGCGCCGCGGAGGCCTCGACGTCCTCGtcccctggggacagtggcaggggACTCTGTgggtccctgggggtctctggccccgtgtccccccacGAGTGGCAGCTGCCAGGGGATGAAGGGCAGCTTTGTGGTGGCAGTGCCTGGCAGAGCCCGGCTGTCCCTCTGTGCATTGTGTGCCCAGCGCCTGGCACCCAGCATTGGGgcaacagcagcagggctgaggtggGGTCCCactgccctccccagccttgctcctgagggctgtgtttggggggacagggctgtgtcccctgagGGGAGGATGGGTCTTCCACATGCTTCCCCATCTGAGTGACcttgtgctctgctctgtccctcttgCAGGGAAGCCACCATCCCCGATGGGAGACAGCGTCCCCCTGCCCTCCGTGCCACCCCCTGCGCCTGGgggtgccctgcagggagagcgCAGCTTCCCCCAGCATGGCCGACCTGGCCCTCCGGATGTCATCCCCTCGGAAAAGACCGTCCCACCCGTCCCTGCAGCCATCAGCCCCTCTGAGAAAattgtcccacctgtccctgcagccatcACTCCCTCTGAGAAGATTGTCGCACCCGTCCCTGTAACCATCACTCCCTCTGAGAAGAAGattgtcccacctgtccctgcagccatcAGCCCCTCTGAGAAGATTGTCCCACCCGTCCCTGTAACCATCACTCCCTCTGAGAAGAAGattgtcccacctgtccctgcagccatcAGCCCCTCTGAGAAAATTGTCCCACCCGTCCCTGCAGCCATCACTCCCTCTGAGAAGATCACCTCGCCCGTCCCTGCAGCCGTGCCCCCCTCCCATCAGCCCGTGTGCCCCCCGGCTGTGATGCCCCCCTCTGACAGCAGCCCTCTGCAGCGTGACCGACTGGGCGCTccagccatggcactgccagcacagcccgtgtcccccagccctgccactaCGGTCCCCTCAGCACAGAGTGTTCCCCCCCGGGGTGACCAGTCCCCCCCTGGACCCCCCAAGCcgccagggatggagcaccccAAGGAAGAGGCGCTGTCCCACCCCCCTggccagcctgtccctgcccacgctGCTGCCCCATGCTCTGTGGAGACCCTGCCCCTTGggagccagcccccagccccagctgccaccGAGGGGGCCCCTCCTGATGCCAAGAGCTCCCTGGGTGCCACAGCTGGGCCCTCAAAGGACGTGAGCCCCCGGAGCAGCCGcccctcagcatctcctgctgccagTCCCCGGCCCAAGCAAGGTGGGTGCCAGGAGGTTGTGGTGCTCCAGTGATGCTGCACCCGGTGGGCACAGtccctggtggggctgggcactATCCTGATGGTGTTTCCCCTCTGCAGATGCCCAGAAAGCCCAGGCAAGGCACAAGCAGGCGAAGGAGCGGCGCGAGGAACGGGCCAAGTACCTGGGtatggagctgggagggaaagtGCGTGGTGGGGGGGGAGGCAGGGGCTAAGGAGCTTTGCTGGGTCATGGGCAATCCCATTAGCTGTGGTGAGCTGAGCCTGGGTGCGaactgcagtgctggcagctctgcccaccaGGCACACCGCTGATTCCCTGGCACACCGCTGACCCCTGGGCACACCACTGACCCCTGGGCACACCACTGACCCCCAACACACCACTGACCCCCAGGCACTCTGCTGACCCCTCAGATCACCACTGACCCCCAGGCACTCTGCTGACCCCCACGCATGCTGCTGaccccccagcacacactgttgctccctgcaggtgccaccagccctgatccccggctctgccatgtgcaggcagccccagcagccccgcAGTGGCTCGGGGCAGCGGGCGAGCAGGGCCCCTGCGCCGAGCATGGGGCCTCCTTGTCCCCGCGCTCTTTCCACCCTCATTCCCCCATTGTTCGCCGCGCGCCTCGGCGGGCTCCCGGCGGGCTCCCGGCCTTCCTTTTGTCCTGGCCCAAACCCCTCCCTCGCCGGCCGGCCCTgatgctgcctgccctgcctgccccggCCGCAGCCGGCCCGTGGCCCCACGCCACCCGCATGGGCACGCGGTCCCAGCAcggcgctgcccggggctgtgcccccGGTGCCACCCCGCTGCTGTCCTCCGCAGCTGCCAAGCgggtgctgtggctggagaaggaggagaaggcgCGGCTGCTGCgggagaagcagctggaggagcGGCGCAAGCGGCTGGAGGAGCAGCGGCTGCGGGCGGAGAAGCGCCGGGCGGTGCTGGAGGAGCGGCAGAGGCAGAAGCTGGAGAAGAAtaaggtggggatggggatgggtatcagggggctggggtggcacgTGGGATGCAATCCCTGAGGAGTTCTCATAGCTCCAGCAGCccttcaggagctgctttgggagGTGCCCACTGTACCCATCCTCTGCTGCCActccttcctgtgctgtgcccagcctgttGGCACATGTGCCGTGGCCAGGGCAGGCATCACTGTCCTGTCCCCCTCCAAGCACCCCAATCTCTGCCATGGCCTCAtgctgggggctctggctggccccagccctgctccctcagctgctgggctcagcctgtcCCTCTCCCTCGGGCAGGAGCGCTACGAGGCAGCGATCCAGCGGTCGGTCAAGAAGACGTGGGCAGAGATCCGGCAGCAGCGGTGGTCCTGGGCTGGGGCCCTGCACCACGGCTCTCCCGCACACAAGGATggtgagtgctgggctgggcacaggcacctgggcaccctggggcagctgggcatCTTTCTGCCAGCCCTCAaagccagctcagccccacttGGTGGGCTGGGCACAGGTACCTGGGGACCCTGTGGCTCTGACTGCCATGGGGGCAGCTGGGCATCTCTCTGCCAGCCCTCAaagccagctcagccccacttGGTGGGGCATGCTGCCGTcactctgggctgtgctggggactgATGGGGTCCCGtggctgttccctgctcctgtggggctgggtgtAAGCTGGAGGCTGTGTGTCACAGTCCCTGTTCCACTCAGAGACCTGcctgggggcagccctggctgcctcagcATGCCATGGCCACGCTGCCAGGTGTCCAGCAGCTGTGAAGAGCCCCTGGCCCCAGGGGTTATGGGGCTGCACGAGGCCTCTGCAGGCTCTGGTTGGGTCTGTGCTGTGgcgtgtccccttgtcccccagCTGGGTGGGGACAGTGCTTGGCCCCTCCAGGTCTGATATTGACGTGACTGTGGCTGCATGTGTGGCTGCAGAAGCTCGTCCTGCTCTGTGGGGGCTTCCTGGGGACATCCTGAACGATTCAGCAGTTGGACAAGTGGAGGTCTCCACTGTCCCCtgactgctgtgctgtgctggcaggtgcCAGCACTGTCTGGCATGGATGGTGACATAGGCGAGAGTGCTGAGAGGAACTGTCTGGCCTTCACGTGCCTTGGGACAGCTGTGGTGGCCCTGGCTGTACCTGGCCAAGTTGTGTACAGGTGTTGTGTTCCTGGCTGTACCTGGCCAGGCTGTGTACAGGTTCCTGGCTGTACCTGGCCAGGCTGTGTGTACTATCAGGTGTACTGCCAGGCTGTGTGCACTGGCACCGTGTGCCCAGTGCCATGTGTGTTCAGGTGTTGCGTGCCCGGCTGTacctggctgggctgtgtgtaCAGGCTCCACGTTCTGGGTGTGCCTGTCTCGGTGCCATGTGTGCCACTGTGGATTGTGGCACGCTCAGGGTGTCTCTGGTGCAGCACCTGGCAGGGTCTGGCAAGAGGACACCCTCCTCTGCCACTTCCCGTcgggatgtgctgctggagctgctgccagcttcACTCACCAATCTCCCATCTCCACCAACCCTGAGCTTCCCTGGCTCTTTgtccagagcagccaggcaggatggggagATCCCAGCTACCTGTGGGGGTGCTGCCAGccaccagccctgtcctggcagtgccatAGTGACCCAGCACCGGTGTGATGTTGTCTCTGTCTGTCTGGACCTGCTGTCCTCGCCTGCTCCCCCAGGGTGGATGCTCGCCTGGTGCTGCCGAGGTCCCCGGCCACCCACTCCTGATTCCCAGAACTGTGTTTGGGAAAATTGTTATTGCAGGGCCTGGGAGCCGCCCTGGCTCTCTGAGGACGAGATTCCTGCATGATCCCAGCATGACCCTGCAGGGTTCAGATGCTGCCATACTGAATGCCAGTGCTGTGTGTCGTGTCCCCAGACACCAGTGTCTCCTCTGGCCCCACTCTGTGCCGTGTCACTGGattccagcatctcctgccccaCTCTGTGCCGTGTCACTGGATTCCAGCATCTCCTCTCCCACTCTGTGCCGTGTCCCCAGACTCCAGCATATCCTCTCACATTCTGTGTTGTGTCCCTGGattccagcatctcctgccccaCTCTGTACCATGTCCCTGGATTCCAGCATCTCCTGTCCcattctgtgctgtgtccctggaCTCCAGCATCTCCCCTGGTCGTTCCACTTGTGCCCCAGTGCCCTGGCACGTCCGTGCATGCTGCATGTGGGGGGCCTGGCCCCGGCCCCGGGACCTTAATGCCCTTGTGtcttttccctcctccaggTGCGAGCCGGTGCTCGGTGTCCGCTGTAAACCTCCCCAAACACGTCGACTCTATAATCAACAAGCGGCTCTCCAAATCCTCCGCCACCCTCTGGAACTCTCCCAGTAGAAGTAAGAGCCCTTTGCGTTTGCCCCAGCgcagggggcacagccaggccccCGCCCAGTGCTGGGGACCCCCAATGCCAGGGTCCCCCATGCCCAGGTGCCCGCGGAGAGAGGAGAAGCCGTTTGCTGTTTGGGGGAGGAGGCTGGAACCGCCCGGTGGCTCCTTGAGGCTGtgtgggctgggaggagaaggaagaggaggaggaggaggaggaggaggaatggcaGCCCCATGGGGCGCCAGGATGAGATGGGAGCTtggctccctgccccagggcagctctggtggGTGCTGGTGCAGCCACAGAGGGGCTGCCTGTCACCTgccctcctggggctgggcacagtgccagtgcccCCTCAGGCTCCTGGGTGCCACAGAGCTCTGTGGCCATGGTGCTGCAAGGTCATCCTGGCCCTGGGAgcgctgcccagggctgcagccatgcCAGAGGGATGTGTCCAACAGAGGGATGTGTCCAGTGCTGTTGTGTTTCGGGGTTGCCTGGCGATGGGCGCCTTCCCGGACGGGTATAAATAGCCAGAGCAGCTGACGCCGGTGGCTGTGGTGACGCAGGCAGCTCCCACCACCCTGtgtggggctcagcccagggacaggcacCTGGGGGCTGTCAGCACTGCCCCGGtgggagcagcatctccctgggcCCGTGCCAGACCCGCTGCcaccctgtccccctgcagcgTCCGTGGCTCTGTGctctcccctcccagcagctggtgctgcccctggCCTGGTGCCCAGtggagaggggcagaggggccCTGTCTCCACGGGGGGTTTCCATGCGCCACAGGGTGTTTGGTGACGTGTGCTCAGCTTGGTGCCCAGCTGAGCCAGCTGTGTGGCCAGCCATCGCCGTTCCATGGGTGCTGTAATCCCGGCCTGGTGATTTAGCACAGCTCCCGTGGGATGAGGGCACACTGTGGTGTCCCCCGGGCAGCTGGCACGTGCCAGGGCCTTGCtcacacagggcaggggcacagaAGGGTGCCATTGCTGGGCACAAGGAGAGGGCAGACCAGgggagctgctgtcaccagggtGAGACCCGGCACCACTGGTACACGGTGACTGCGGTGTCCACAGAACACAAGGGCACTGTTGTCGTCATGCCACAGCGCCGTCCACAGACACCCACACCCACCCACAGGCACGGCCCTTcatcctgctcagctctgtggggccgtggggacccctccccagcacgGCCAAGCTCTGGGCACTCCTGGAACTGTGCATGCACCGTGGTATCGCTGCAGACACACCACTGCTCCCTCTCAGCGGCGGCTGAGCTGCAGTCTGGAGCTTTGTGGTGCACTAATGgcccctctcccttcccagacCGGAGCTTGCAGCTGAGCCCATGGGAGAGCAGCATCGTGGACCGGCTGATGACGCCCACCCTGTCGTTCCTGGCGCGCAGCCGGAGCGCCGTGACGCTGGCTGGCAATGGCAAGGAGCAGGGTGAGCCCCAGGGGTCAGGGACAcgcagctcctggcacaggcaaCCAGAATGAGGGAGGCTGGAGTCAGTGGGCAGCTGGCATTGGTGCCAGCTCCATCCTGACTCTGCTCACTCTCCCCCAGTGCCTGTGTGCCCCCGTTCAGCCTCCgccagccccctcagcccctgccacAACCACCGCCTGCCGCACCGCTGCTGGGAGCGCCGGAAGGCGGCCGCCGCCAGCCCCGACGTGACACCGCGCCGCAGGACCGAGCCCTCGCCCGTGAGTGCCACCTCCCcggggtgccagggcagctgtggggcaCGGCGTGGCTTCCACCCAAGCCCAGCACTGACGCCATCTGTCTGTCCTTGGCCGGagcagaagaagaaggagaagaaggagaaggatcGGGAGAATGCCAAGGAGCGCAGCGCCCTGTCCCGCGAGCGCAGCCTCAGGAAGCGGCAGTCACTGCCGGCGGCACAGCCCCGGCTCCTGCCTGCGGCTGACAGCAGGTCGGGACCCCCACCCTCCCTGAGGCTTCCCAGCCCCTGACCCCACCCgagggctgccccagccccactaACACTGCCTCTTGCTCTGTTTGCAGCCCCGGCCCCAAGAACCGTACCTCATCCCCTGCCGCACCCAAGAACCGTCCTTcatcccctgccacccccaaGAACCGTCCTTcatcccctgccacccccaaGAACCGTCCCTCGTCCCCTGCCACTCCCAAGAACCGTCCCTCgtcccctgccacccccaaGGCCCGCCCGGcgtcccccagcccagccctcagctCTCCCCACAAGCCACCCCTGCCTCGAAGCGTCCATTCCTCCCCCAAGGTGCGGGCCAGGGCTCGGGAGGAGCGGGGGGAGCAGGAGGGCCAGGCCAAGACAcgggagaggaaggaggaggagcggggtccggcacccccagcccttcctgagcCCTCCAAGGTGCCCTCAGAGGCGACAGCAGGTGGGTACAGCATCACCAgggaagctgcagggctgggagaagccagagcagccctgacactgcctgtctcccccaggccccccagtccctgcagcacccggccctgtgccagccagcccCCCAGCCAGACCTCCCGCTGGCACCACGGACCGGGAGGAGGCTGCCCGGCTGTTGGCAGAGAAACGCCGCCAGGCCCGGGAGCAGCGGGAGCGGGAGGAGCGGGAGCGccgggagcaggaggagcaggagaggtggGTGTTGTCCCCTTGGCCCCCAGCCCCGCGCTCCTGCCGTGCTCAGGGCTCCCTCCCCGCAGGCGGGCGCAGGAGGAGCGGGCACAGCGGGCGGCCGAGGAGCAGAGCCGGAGGGAGGCCCTGGCACGGCAGCGGGAGGAGGAGCGGCGGCTGCAGGAGGAACGAGAGGCCCAGGAGAGAGCCCGGGCTGAGCGAGAGGAGGTGGAGCGGCTGCAGAGACAGGTGGGGGTGACACAGTGTGAGGgaaaggggctgcaggagtgggggacaaaggcagggatggaggaggaaggTGGGGATGTTCTGCTGTGATTCACTCTGGTGAGAACCAGCCCCTCAAGGCTCAGGGTGGCAGGAGGGAAcatggggcagggctgtgctgaacTGTCCGGGCAGCACATCCCCACAGTCCCTGCCCCATCTCTTTCCCCCATCACATCTcatcccttcctgccctgctgtggcacagaaggAAGAGGCCGAGGCGCGGGCACGCGAAGAGGCTGAGCGGCAGCGCCTGGAGAGGGAGAAGCACTTCCAGCGTGAGGAGCAGGAGCGGCTGGAGAGGAAGAAGGTGAGGCTGGGGGGCATCTCCAGGCATGGGGCACGGCAGGTTTTTCCCTGGAAGGgatcctgcctgcctggggcaggTCTGGGTGGTCAGGGCCGTGTGTGAGTCCCTGTGTGACCGCAGCGCCTGGAGGAGATCATGAAGAGGACGCGCAAGTCGGACGCAGCAGACACCAAGGTGGGagcctgtcccctgtcctggggcactggggactTGGGCACTCaacagagccctcctgcccctgcctgcagcccctcacagctctcctgtccctgcagaaaAAGGACGACAAGAAGGTGGTGAACGGGAAAGCAGCCCAACAGGAAGATGTCCCAGGTGTGTGGACAGCCCGGGCTGCTCCCCCTGGCCATGCTCTGGCCTGGGCCATGGCTGAGCCGGGTTCTGCCTTGTCCTCAGGCCGTGAGAAGCACCTGGGGCCAATCCCCAAGGCAGAGGAGCTCCCAGAGATGGAGACCCCAAGTGCAGGGACGCCGGGGGGAACGAAGGGCCTGGTGGGCGAGGGGCTGCAGCCAAGGTGAGACACCGTGGGTACACTGGGAGGAAGCTGGGGGGTGGCAGGGCcggggctgagcccagccctcccATCCCGCAGCTCCAAGGAGGCGGCAGCCCTGGTGAACGGCGTGCAGCCCGGCAAGCACGAGAATGGCTTCTCGGGCACCGAGGGCTCCAAGGAGCTGCGGGATCTCTCCCACCATGGTGGCAGCCCCGGCAGCATCATTCCCTTCGGCGACAAGGAGCCCTTCCTCAAGCAGGCCGTGGTGAAGCCACCGCAGGTGacaggtgagcagcaggaggggtgTGGGGGGACGCTGCTGTGAGCACCCCAAGCTCACAGCGCTCTCCCCACCCACAGAGGTGCTGTGAGGGCCTGGCTGATGTCCCCAGGAGCCAGTGCCTGTGCCCTGACCCCAGTGGCCCACGCAGATCTGTAGCTGTCGTCACAACACGAGCCTCGCTGCTCCTCCCGGGCGcccgggggctgcagggccccaGCGAGGATGCCTGGCTCCTCTCTTTGTTCTCGTTTTTATTTcgttttgttggttttttttttattttaaatatgcacCTTATCAGACTGACAGCCCACCCTCGCAGCCCGCTGGAGCCGCCCCAGACGTGTGGTGTAATGATGTAGTTATTTAACTCGCTGGGTACAACGTCTGTGAATACTGTAAATAGAGCCGGCCGGGcgtggggatgctctggggggctcggggctgctgtcacagctcccGGTGCCCACGTTCCCCCGCATGTCCGTGTGTCCAGTgtccccgggcccggccggcaccacgctgctctgtgcccttgtgACAGTGTTATGCATCCAGACAACCTTTGACAACAATTAAAAGTGGACAATGCCCTCGGTGTGCCTCTTTGTGTCCggggaggggactgggatgggctgggttgggcagggcagggctgggctctctCCCGGCCCCCACAGCAGCGGGGCAGGTTCGCCCCCGTGTCCCGGCTCGCCCCTAGAGCTGCCCGCTCCAGCGCTTCACACCCGACGATGGGGAGAAACCTCATCCCGGCGGCCCCACCCACAAGCAGGGCCCTGTCCCAtgg
This window encodes:
- the MAP7D1 gene encoding MAP7 domain-containing protein 1 isoform X1 — translated: MERSCAGREPQPRPQPQPLGKPPSPMGDSVPLPSVPPPAPGGALQGERSFPQHGRPGPPDVIPSEKTVPPVPAAISPSEKIVPPVPAAITPSEKIVAPVPVTITPSEKKIVPPVPAAISPSEKIVPPVPVTITPSEKKIVPPVPAAISPSEKIVPPVPAAITPSEKITSPVPAAVPPSHQPVCPPAVMPPSDSSPLQRDRLGAPAMALPAQPVSPSPATTVPSAQSVPPRGDQSPPGPPKPPGMEHPKEEALSHPPGQPVPAHAAAPCSVETLPLGSQPPAPAATEGAPPDAKSSLGATAGPSKDVSPRSSRPSASPAASPRPKQDAQKAQARHKQAKERREERAKYLAAKRVLWLEKEEKARLLREKQLEERRKRLEEQRLRAEKRRAVLEERQRQKLEKNKERYEAAIQRSVKKTWAEIRQQRWSWAGALHHGSPAHKDGASRCSVSAVNLPKHVDSIINKRLSKSSATLWNSPSRNRSLQLSPWESSIVDRLMTPTLSFLARSRSAVTLAGNGKEQVPVCPRSASASPLSPCHNHRLPHRCWERRKAAAASPDVTPRRRTEPSPKKKEKKEKDRENAKERSALSRERSLRKRQSLPAAQPRLLPAADSSPGPKNRTSSPAAPKNRPSSPATPKNRPSSPATPKNRPSSPATPKNRPSSPATPKARPASPSPALSSPHKPPLPRSVHSSPKVRARAREERGEQEGQAKTRERKEEERGPAPPALPEPSKVPSEATAGPPVPAAPGPVPASPPARPPAGTTDREEAARLLAEKRRQAREQREREERERREQEEQERRAQEERAQRAAEEQSRREALARQREEERRLQEEREAQERARAEREEVERLQRQKEEAEARAREEAERQRLEREKHFQREEQERLERKKRLEEIMKRTRKSDAADTKKKDDKKVVNGKAAQQEDVPGREKHLGPIPKAEELPEMETPSAGTPGGTKGLVGEGLQPSSKEAAALVNGVQPGKHENGFSGTEGSKELRDLSHHGGSPGSIIPFGDKEPFLKQAVVKPPQVTEVL
- the MAP7D1 gene encoding MAP7 domain-containing protein 1 isoform X4, with amino-acid sequence MERSCAGREPQPRPQPQPLGKPPSPMGDSVPLPSVPPPAPGGALQGERSFPQHGRPGPPDVIPSEKTVPPVPAAISPSEKIVPPVPVTITPSEKKIVPPVPAAISPSEKIVPPVPAAITPSEKITSPVPAAVPPSHQPVCPPAVMPPSDSSPLQRDRLGAPAMALPAQPVSPSPATTVPSAQSVPPRGDQSPPGPPKPPGMEHPKEEALSHPPGQPVPAHAAAPCSVETLPLGSQPPAPAATEGAPPDAKSSLGATAGPSKDVSPRSSRPSASPAASPRPKQDAQKAQARHKQAKERREERAKYLAAKRVLWLEKEEKARLLREKQLEERRKRLEEQRLRAEKRRAVLEERQRQKLEKNKERYEAAIQRSVKKTWAEIRQQRWSWAGALHHGSPAHKDGASRCSVSAVNLPKHVDSIINKRLSKSSATLWNSPSRNRSLQLSPWESSIVDRLMTPTLSFLARSRSAVTLAGNGKEQVPVCPRSASASPLSPCHNHRLPHRCWERRKAAAASPDVTPRRRTEPSPKKKEKKEKDRENAKERSALSRERSLRKRQSLPAAQPRLLPAADSSPGPKNRTSSPAAPKNRPSSPATPKNRPSSPATPKNRPSSPATPKNRPSSPATPKARPASPSPALSSPHKPPLPRSVHSSPKVRARAREERGEQEGQAKTRERKEEERGPAPPALPEPSKVPSEATAGPPVPAAPGPVPASPPARPPAGTTDREEAARLLAEKRRQAREQREREERERREQEEQERRAQEERAQRAAEEQSRREALARQREEERRLQEEREAQERARAEREEVERLQRQKEEAEARAREEAERQRLEREKHFQREEQERLERKKRLEEIMKRTRKSDAADTKKKDDKKVVNGKAAQQEDVPGREKHLGPIPKAEELPEMETPSAGTPGGTKGLVGEGLQPSSKEAAALVNGVQPGKHENGFSGTEGSKELRDLSHHGGSPGSIIPFGDKEPFLKQAVVKPPQVTEVL
- the MAP7D1 gene encoding MAP7 domain-containing protein 1 isoform X3 translates to MERSCAGREPQPRPQPQPLGKPPSPMGDSVPLPSVPPPAPGGALQGERSFPQHGRPGPPDVIPSEKTVPPVPAAISPSEKIVPPVPAAITPSEKIVAPVPVTITPSEKKIVPPVPAAISPSEKIVPPVPVTITPSEKKIVPPVPAAISPSEKIVPPVPAAITPSEKITSPVPAAVPPSHQPVCPPAVMPPSDSSPLQRDRLGAPAMALPAQPVSPSPATTVPSAQSVPPRGDQSPPGPPKPPGMEHPKEEALSHPPGQPVPAHAAAPCSVETLPLGSQPPAPAATEGAPPDAKSSLGATAGPSKDVSPRSSRPSASPAASPRPKQDAQKAQARHKQAKERREERAKYLAAKRVLWLEKEEKARLLREKQLEERRKRLEEQRLRAEKRRAVLEERQRQKLEKNKERYEAAIQRSVKKTWAEIRQQRWSWAGALHHGSPAHKDDRSLQLSPWESSIVDRLMTPTLSFLARSRSAVTLAGNGKEQVPVCPRSASASPLSPCHNHRLPHRCWERRKAAAASPDVTPRRRTEPSPKKKEKKEKDRENAKERSALSRERSLRKRQSLPAAQPRLLPAADSSPGPKNRTSSPAAPKNRPSSPATPKNRPSSPATPKNRPSSPATPKNRPSSPATPKARPASPSPALSSPHKPPLPRSVHSSPKVRARAREERGEQEGQAKTRERKEEERGPAPPALPEPSKVPSEATAGPPVPAAPGPVPASPPARPPAGTTDREEAARLLAEKRRQAREQREREERERREQEEQERRAQEERAQRAAEEQSRREALARQREEERRLQEEREAQERARAEREEVERLQRQKEEAEARAREEAERQRLEREKHFQREEQERLERKKRLEEIMKRTRKSDAADTKKKDDKKVVNGKAAQQEDVPGREKHLGPIPKAEELPEMETPSAGTPGGTKGLVGEGLQPSSKEAAALVNGVQPGKHENGFSGTEGSKELRDLSHHGGSPGSIIPFGDKEPFLKQAVVKPPQVTEVL
- the MAP7D1 gene encoding MAP7 domain-containing protein 1 isoform X2; this encodes MGDSVPLPSVPPPAPGGALQGERSFPQHGRPGPPDVIPSEKTVPPVPAAISPSEKIVPPVPAAITPSEKIVAPVPVTITPSEKKIVPPVPAAISPSEKIVPPVPVTITPSEKKIVPPVPAAISPSEKIVPPVPAAITPSEKITSPVPAAVPPSHQPVCPPAVMPPSDSSPLQRDRLGAPAMALPAQPVSPSPATTVPSAQSVPPRGDQSPPGPPKPPGMEHPKEEALSHPPGQPVPAHAAAPCSVETLPLGSQPPAPAATEGAPPDAKSSLGATAGPSKDVSPRSSRPSASPAASPRPKQDAQKAQARHKQAKERREERAKYLAAKRVLWLEKEEKARLLREKQLEERRKRLEEQRLRAEKRRAVLEERQRQKLEKNKERYEAAIQRSVKKTWAEIRQQRWSWAGALHHGSPAHKDGASRCSVSAVNLPKHVDSIINKRLSKSSATLWNSPSRNRSLQLSPWESSIVDRLMTPTLSFLARSRSAVTLAGNGKEQVPVCPRSASASPLSPCHNHRLPHRCWERRKAAAASPDVTPRRRTEPSPKKKEKKEKDRENAKERSALSRERSLRKRQSLPAAQPRLLPAADSSPGPKNRTSSPAAPKNRPSSPATPKNRPSSPATPKNRPSSPATPKNRPSSPATPKARPASPSPALSSPHKPPLPRSVHSSPKVRARAREERGEQEGQAKTRERKEEERGPAPPALPEPSKVPSEATAGPPVPAAPGPVPASPPARPPAGTTDREEAARLLAEKRRQAREQREREERERREQEEQERRAQEERAQRAAEEQSRREALARQREEERRLQEEREAQERARAEREEVERLQRQKEEAEARAREEAERQRLEREKHFQREEQERLERKKRLEEIMKRTRKSDAADTKKKDDKKVVNGKAAQQEDVPGREKHLGPIPKAEELPEMETPSAGTPGGTKGLVGEGLQPSSKEAAALVNGVQPGKHENGFSGTEGSKELRDLSHHGGSPGSIIPFGDKEPFLKQAVVKPPQVTEVL